DNA sequence from the Prochlorothrix hollandica PCC 9006 = CALU 1027 genome:
CAGCTTTACCAACCGGCTCTGTACCGCATCTTAGATGCCAACCTCGATCGAGTGCGGGAAGGACTACGGATCATTGAAGAATGGTGTCGTTTTGGCCTGAACCACACCGATCTCACCGCAGAGTGTAAAGCCCTGCGCCAGGAAACCGCCCAATGGCACCATGCCGCCCTGAGGGCCGCCCGGGACACTGCCACGGATCCCGGCACCCGTTTAACCCATGCCCAAGAAGCCGAACGCAGCAGCATCCAGCAGGTGCTCCAGGCCAACTTTTGCCGGGTGGAAGAAGCCATGCGGGTCTTGGAGGAATATGGCAAGCTCTACGATGGCAAGATGGGGTCCACCTTTAAGCAGTTGCGTTACCGGGTTTATCAACTGGAGAGCCAGATCCTGTCCCATGAACGCTCCCAAAAACTCTTGCGATCGCAGCTCTACCTGGTCACTAGCCCAGTAGCCAACCTAGAGGCAACGGTGGAAGCAGCCCTTCAGGGGGGTCTGGCCCTGGTGCAATATCGAGCCAAAGACGAAGACGACGTAACCCGCATGGCCAAGGCCACCCAACTGCGGGAATTGTGCCATCGCTATGGTGCGTTGTTCATTGTCAACGATCGCGTAGACCTGGCCTTGGCTGCCAATGCCGATGGGGTGCACTTGGGGCAACAGGATGTGCCCCTGGCCCTAGCGCGGCAAGTGCTGGGTCCTAACCGTCTGGTGGGGCGCTCCACCACCAACCCCGACGAATTGCAGCGGGCGATCGCCGAGGGAGCCGATTATGTGGGGGTGGGACCCGTACACGAAACCCCCACCAAACCCGGTAAAGCCGCCGCTGGTCTCGACTATGTGCGCTATGCCGCCGAACACTGCCCCATTCCCTGGTTTGCCATCGGCAGCATCAACCCCACCAATCTGCGGGAGGTGCTGGAGTCCGGTGGCCAGCGGGTAGCCGTGGTGCGCTCAATCATGGAAGCCGACCAGCCCACCTTAGTCACCCAATATTTCCTATCCCAGTTACAACGCCACTGACTACAGGGGCTGACCTCTTCCCCTAAGCCAGGACTGCCAATATCCCCACCGCCCCTCGATCCCCGGCTAGGGTCTGCGGCGGCGAACCCGGATCGATCGTCCCCGCCCCCCCAGCCCAGTGTAGAACCGAGTGTAGAACCGGTGGCGGATCCCGCGATCGCAACCGTGGTCACTGCCGCCCTAGAATCCTCCTCTCGCCCCCTGGCCCAGCCCCAGCCCCTTACCCTGGGTTTAACCATGGTTCCTCCCCCATCTGCGCCTCGTCCGTTGCTGTTACGGGTAATCACAGCCCTAGGCTGGTGTGCCTTGGGCCTGAGTCTGGTGGGATTGGCGGGCTATGGGGGCTATGGCCATCGCTATTTAGAACTGATCTCCCATGGCCGCGCCCAATGGTTTGCCCTCAGCCTGGGGGGAGTGGGGTTGTTCGTGGGGGTAGAAGTATGGCGACAGCGATCGCACCAGGGACCAACCCCCACCCAAGCCCTGGGCACCAGTCTCAGCCTGTTTTGTTTGGGGCTAAACCTGACAGCCATCATTCCCTGGTATTTTCCCCCCGCTGTCCCAGGGGGCGAGGCTCCCGCCTTGCGCTGTCTGATGGCCAATGTCTATGGGGACAATAACCAGTACGATCGCCTGCTGGATCTGGTGGCAGCAACCCAGCCCGATGTGCTGGTGGTGGTGGAATTTACGCCCCAGTGGAGCCGCGCCCTGGAACCCCTGAACCCCCTGTTCCCCCATCAGCAGCAGGTGCCCCGATCCGACAACTTTGGCCTTGCCCTCTACAGCCGCATTCCCCTAGATAACCTGCGGGTGGACAGCTTTGGCTCCCCTGGCTTACCGACGATCGTGGCTGATCTGACCTGGGGCGATCGGCCCCTCAGCCTCTACGCCGTCCATCCCCCGCCCCCCGTCAGCCCCCAGGGATTTGCCCTGCGCAATGGAATGCTGGCCCACTGGGCCGAGACCATCCCTCAAAATCCCCAGCCGGTGGTAATGCTGGGGGATTGGAACCTGAGTCCTTGGTCTCCTTACTACGGAGAATTTTTGGCCAAGACGGGACTCCACAACAGCAGCCAAGGCTTTGGCATCCAACCCACTTGGCCCGTAGCCGGTGTTTTACCCCAGAAACTC
Encoded proteins:
- a CDS encoding thiamine phosphate synthase, whose amino-acid sequence is MDDRQGQTQGQTQLYQPALYRILDANLDRVREGLRIIEEWCRFGLNHTDLTAECKALRQETAQWHHAALRAARDTATDPGTRLTHAQEAERSSIQQVLQANFCRVEEAMRVLEEYGKLYDGKMGSTFKQLRYRVYQLESQILSHERSQKLLRSQLYLVTSPVANLEATVEAALQGGLALVQYRAKDEDDVTRMAKATQLRELCHRYGALFIVNDRVDLALAANADGVHLGQQDVPLALARQVLGPNRLVGRSTTNPDELQRAIAEGADYVGVGPVHETPTKPGKAAAGLDYVRYAAEHCPIPWFAIGSINPTNLREVLESGGQRVAVVRSIMEADQPTLVTQYFLSQLQRH
- a CDS encoding endonuclease/exonuclease/phosphatase family protein, whose translation is MADPAIATVVTAALESSSRPLAQPQPLTLGLTMVPPPSAPRPLLLRVITALGWCALGLSLVGLAGYGGYGHRYLELISHGRAQWFALSLGGVGLFVGVEVWRQRSHQGPTPTQALGTSLSLFCLGLNLTAIIPWYFPPAVPGGEAPALRCLMANVYGDNNQYDRLLDLVAATQPDVLVVVEFTPQWSRALEPLNPLFPHQQQVPRSDNFGLALYSRIPLDNLRVDSFGSPGLPTIVADLTWGDRPLSLYAVHPPPPVSPQGFALRNGMLAHWAETIPQNPQPVVMLGDWNLSPWSPYYGEFLAKTGLHNSSQGFGIQPTWPVAGVLPQKLREKTGQGATPGFPPSPPWPWGQSLLQIPIDHGLISPGLRSVHFQRGPAIGSDHYPILVDLVWNNPTAQGPPPQASAQPQRLPPKGLTKRD